A genomic window from Variovorax paradoxus includes:
- a CDS encoding ABC transporter permease/substrate-binding protein, translating into MHLPRSLWRAALLFALAWLAASGPARAADETLRVGSKRFTESYILAELLAQTAAPHTASPPVVRQGLGNTAIVYEALRSGAIDMYAEYTGTIALEILKGSPANTREAMNAALAPMGLGVAIPLGFNDGYALAVRAPDAERLGLRTLSDLAKHPELKLGLSNEFIGRADGWKGLADRYGFTQVPTGLDHGLAYDAVAAKQIDVIDIYTTDAKIDHLGLRVLEDDKKYFPRYDAVVLYKLDLPTRLPKAWAALQTLEGKVDEHAMIAMNARAELQSVPFDVIARDFLANTGKDAKAQPQEARRGFMAKLFGPDLWKLARQHLVLVALSVGIAILIGVPIAILVFPHVRLRAVVLGLASLLQTVPSLALLAVLISMLGAIGALPALIALTLYSLLPIMRNTVTGLAEVPNGLRLAGTALGMTPPQSLQLVLLPLALPTLLAGVRTATAIAIGTATIAAFIGAGGFGERIVTGLALNDRELLVAGALPAAALALLSEGIFELVEYLMRRRRRAPPSSLPPA; encoded by the coding sequence ATGCATCTGCCCCGCAGCCTCTGGCGCGCCGCCCTGTTGTTCGCCCTTGCCTGGCTTGCCGCGTCCGGCCCCGCGCGGGCCGCGGACGAAACGCTGCGCGTCGGCTCCAAGCGCTTCACCGAGTCGTACATCCTGGCCGAACTGCTGGCGCAGACGGCGGCACCGCATACCGCATCGCCGCCCGTCGTGCGGCAGGGGCTGGGCAACACGGCCATCGTCTACGAGGCGCTGCGCTCGGGCGCCATCGACATGTACGCCGAATACACCGGCACCATCGCGCTCGAAATCCTCAAGGGCTCGCCGGCCAACACGCGCGAGGCCATGAACGCGGCGCTCGCGCCGATGGGCCTGGGCGTGGCCATTCCGCTGGGCTTCAACGACGGCTACGCGCTCGCGGTGCGCGCGCCCGATGCAGAGCGGCTGGGCCTGCGCACGCTGAGCGACCTGGCGAAGCACCCCGAACTCAAGCTCGGCCTGTCGAATGAATTCATCGGCCGCGCGGACGGATGGAAGGGCCTGGCCGATCGCTACGGCTTCACGCAGGTGCCGACCGGCCTCGACCACGGGCTGGCCTACGACGCGGTGGCTGCCAAGCAGATCGACGTGATCGACATCTACACCACCGACGCCAAGATCGATCACCTCGGCCTGCGCGTGCTGGAAGACGACAAGAAGTACTTTCCGCGCTACGACGCCGTGGTGCTCTACAAACTCGACCTGCCCACGCGACTGCCCAAGGCCTGGGCCGCTTTGCAGACGCTCGAAGGCAAGGTCGACGAGCACGCGATGATCGCGATGAACGCGCGCGCCGAGCTGCAGAGCGTGCCCTTCGACGTGATCGCGCGCGACTTCCTGGCGAACACGGGCAAGGATGCGAAGGCGCAGCCGCAGGAAGCGCGTCGCGGCTTCATGGCCAAGCTGTTCGGGCCCGACCTGTGGAAGCTCGCGCGCCAGCACCTGGTGCTGGTGGCGCTGTCGGTCGGCATCGCCATCCTGATCGGCGTGCCCATCGCGATCCTGGTGTTTCCACATGTGCGGCTGCGCGCGGTGGTGCTTGGTTTGGCGAGCCTGCTGCAGACCGTGCCCTCGCTCGCGCTGCTGGCCGTGCTGATCTCGATGCTCGGCGCCATCGGCGCCCTGCCCGCGCTGATTGCGCTCACGCTCTATTCGCTGTTGCCGATCATGCGCAACACGGTGACGGGTCTGGCCGAAGTGCCCAACGGCCTGCGGCTGGCCGGCACCGCGCTCGGCATGACGCCGCCGCAGAGCCTTCAGCTGGTGCTGCTGCCGCTGGCGTTGCCCACCTTGCTGGCGGGCGTGCGCACCGCCACGGCGATTGCCATCGGCACGGCGACCATCGCGGCCTTCATCGGCGCGGGTGGTTTCGGAGAGCGCATCGTGACGGGGCTGGCGCTCAACGACCGCGAACTGCTTGTGGCGGGCGCACTGCCGGCAGCCGCATTGGCGCTGTTGAGCGAAGGGATCTTCGAACTCGTGGAGTACCTGATGCGGCGCAGGCGACGAGCCCCGCCGAGCTCGCTGCCACCCGCCTGA
- a CDS encoding ROK family protein — translation MKTQPRKDKLPGPDVHGLRELPGVQVDGYSLQLRDKDGFVGDQASQTAFRELLERWRKRRRRKGKDPLGLSHSRDLSKKELDRALQEKKASEATDVMHAAIEEFAQELAFVIQRFMRQPSWQKVQRIVIGGGFPESDAGERAILQAGAILEEMGLHVQIGRLSHDVDDGGLIGWAHLVPPHMLKGHDAILAVDIGGTNVRCGIVKTRHRKAPDFSLAEVVRREKWRHADEDPNRGGMVDHIAGMLEDMVRYSERKKIRLAPFVGIGCPGLIRQDGSIARGAQNLPGDWEGHAFHLPSQLWRRMPMMGSGPTLVLMHNDAVVQGLSELPFMRDVRHWGVLTIGTGLGNASFTNRP, via the coding sequence ATGAAGACCCAACCCAGGAAAGACAAGCTCCCCGGCCCCGACGTCCACGGCCTGCGCGAACTGCCGGGCGTGCAGGTAGACGGCTACAGCCTGCAGCTGCGCGACAAGGACGGCTTCGTCGGCGACCAGGCCAGCCAGACGGCCTTCCGCGAACTGCTCGAACGCTGGCGCAAGCGCCGCCGCAGGAAGGGAAAAGACCCGCTGGGCCTCTCGCATTCGCGCGACCTGAGCAAGAAGGAGCTCGACCGGGCGCTGCAGGAAAAGAAGGCGTCCGAAGCCACCGACGTGATGCATGCAGCCATCGAGGAGTTCGCGCAGGAGCTGGCCTTCGTGATCCAGCGCTTCATGCGCCAGCCTTCGTGGCAGAAGGTGCAGCGCATCGTGATCGGCGGCGGCTTTCCCGAGAGCGACGCGGGCGAGCGCGCCATCCTGCAGGCCGGCGCCATCCTCGAAGAGATGGGCCTGCACGTGCAGATCGGCCGCCTCTCGCACGACGTGGACGACGGCGGCCTGATCGGCTGGGCGCACCTCGTGCCGCCCCACATGCTGAAGGGGCACGACGCGATCCTCGCGGTGGACATCGGCGGCACCAACGTGCGCTGCGGCATCGTGAAGACGCGCCACCGCAAGGCGCCCGATTTCTCGCTCGCGGAGGTGGTGCGCCGCGAGAAGTGGCGCCATGCGGACGAAGACCCCAACCGCGGCGGCATGGTCGATCACATCGCCGGCATGCTCGAAGACATGGTGCGCTACAGCGAGCGCAAGAAGATTCGTCTCGCACCCTTCGTTGGCATCGGCTGCCCGGGCCTGATCCGGCAGGACGGCTCGATTGCGCGCGGCGCGCAGAACCTGCCCGGCGACTGGGAAGGCCACGCCTTCCACTTGCCGAGCCAGCTGTGGCGCCGCATGCCGATGATGGGCTCCGGCCCGACGCTGGTGCTGATGCACAACGACGCAGTGGTGCAGGGCCTGAGCGAGCTACCCTTCATGCGCGACGTGCGGCACTGGGGCGTGCTGACCATCGGCACGGGGCTGGGCAACGCGAGCTTCACCAACCGGCCCTGA
- a CDS encoding Ig-like domain-containing protein codes for MRAFFSLRAFASLAFVLPALFALSGMVPAFAAMDEVGRAAPSTHRLKFIVDPELATDIGPAEAARRLAQYVADVNTVFTRETVRSFAFDPTADLQLAAPATAPQCSYSGLVNGEVVVCISKSTRGYSHGGLSTSWTFPQKGVTWNLNWIAIHDPLRLSRAPSPGAPESTEKDYLGRQLKTLLHELEHVFGAGAGEYYNGVAVADTTGVAPITDLALANDNDRYWWTRQHWRLDPLLGTVFEQRRDPAANRIATLEMIRFTAGTKANIDTDWTDWPKLGSSKFMAATTGTQVRVTDRDTGAALPGAQVSVWRDPGAGKPLVMLVTGVADASGRFVFDWNCGFSCFAVGKTTLLVKARAANRAPGASWFTIFDAFEQKAVQGQPMFTIDLALGGTDATPPTVSLAAPSMAVVGQPTTIAPAVVDNAGVWGVKVLGRDSIPICTFTAPPYTCSWTPTAPGVQTIRVVAIDAAGNSAVASANVIVNPPSDTVAPTVALAPPPTAAVGMATRLSATASDNVAVAELKFVVDGKTACTLRAAPYVCAWTPKRPGAANIEVRAIDAAGNVATVSASMRIEGLRPEDL; via the coding sequence ATGCGAGCTTTCTTCTCGCTGCGTGCATTCGCGAGTCTGGCGTTCGTGCTACCAGCTCTGTTCGCGCTTTCTGGAATGGTGCCCGCCTTCGCCGCAATGGACGAAGTCGGCCGGGCCGCCCCCAGCACCCATCGCCTGAAATTCATCGTCGACCCCGAGTTGGCCACCGACATCGGCCCCGCCGAAGCCGCCCGCCGGCTCGCGCAGTACGTGGCCGACGTCAACACGGTGTTCACGCGCGAGACGGTGCGCAGCTTTGCCTTCGACCCCACAGCCGACCTGCAGCTCGCCGCGCCCGCCACCGCCCCGCAGTGCAGCTACAGCGGCCTGGTCAACGGTGAAGTGGTGGTGTGCATCTCGAAGTCCACCCGCGGCTATAGCCACGGCGGGCTCTCTACCAGCTGGACCTTTCCGCAGAAAGGCGTGACCTGGAACCTGAACTGGATCGCCATCCACGACCCGCTACGCCTGTCGCGCGCGCCCAGCCCCGGCGCGCCCGAGTCCACCGAGAAGGACTACCTCGGCCGCCAGCTCAAGACCCTGCTGCACGAACTGGAGCATGTGTTCGGCGCCGGCGCGGGCGAGTACTACAACGGCGTCGCGGTGGCGGACACCACCGGCGTGGCGCCCATCACAGACCTCGCGCTGGCCAACGACAACGACCGCTACTGGTGGACGCGCCAGCACTGGCGGCTCGACCCGCTGCTGGGCACCGTCTTCGAGCAGCGCCGCGACCCTGCGGCCAACCGCATCGCCACGCTGGAGATGATCCGCTTCACGGCCGGCACCAAGGCCAACATCGACACCGACTGGACCGACTGGCCCAAGCTCGGCAGCTCGAAGTTCATGGCGGCCACCACCGGCACCCAGGTGCGCGTGACCGACCGAGACACCGGCGCCGCGCTGCCCGGCGCGCAGGTGTCGGTGTGGCGTGACCCCGGGGCCGGCAAGCCGCTGGTCATGCTGGTAACCGGCGTGGCCGATGCGTCGGGCCGCTTCGTGTTCGACTGGAACTGCGGCTTCAGCTGCTTCGCCGTCGGCAAGACAACACTGCTGGTCAAGGCGCGCGCCGCCAACCGCGCGCCCGGTGCGAGCTGGTTTACCATCTTCGATGCGTTCGAGCAGAAGGCCGTGCAGGGCCAGCCGATGTTCACCATCGACCTGGCGCTCGGCGGCACCGACGCGACGCCGCCGACCGTTTCGCTGGCCGCGCCTTCCATGGCAGTAGTGGGCCAACCCACCACCATCGCGCCGGCCGTGGTGGACAACGCAGGCGTGTGGGGCGTCAAGGTGCTGGGCCGGGACAGCATCCCGATCTGCACCTTCACCGCCCCGCCCTACACCTGCAGCTGGACGCCGACCGCGCCCGGCGTGCAGACGATTCGCGTGGTCGCGATCGATGCGGCTGGCAACTCCGCCGTGGCCTCTGCCAACGTGATCGTCAATCCGCCTTCCGACACGGTGGCGCCGACAGTTGCGCTGGCCCCGCCGCCGACCGCCGCGGTAGGCATGGCGACAAGGCTTTCCGCTACGGCATCCGACAACGTAGCCGTGGCCGAGCTGAAGTTCGTCGTCGACGGCAAGACCGCGTGCACGCTGCGCGCCGCGCCGTACGTCTGCGCTTGGACGCCGAAGAGGCCCGGCGCCGCGAACATCGAAGTGCGCGCCATCGATGCGGCAGGCAACGTCGCCACCGTCTCGGCCAGCATGCGCATCGAAGGCCTGCGACCCGAAGACCTGTAA
- a CDS encoding efflux transporter outer membrane subunit has translation MPLPFPLSSAAATLSLAFILAGCAVGPDHKPAEARAPTDWSAWHGGSPALLGAERQGSVGGVASGDWRAFNDPVLDRLEAMVLASNPDLQTAALRFAQSRVQRTTTAAQQGPQLNASAGVTRQRQSESGAATRMIDALGSSVSNRDQLIRTLSEPYNLYQAGFDASWEIDLWGRVRRAIEAADADTSASAALLQQARLSVQAELARNYFELRGTQRELRIARADIAAAAESLELVQARADGGLVTDLDPVRQRALVAELRARIPALLQQEADAMNRITLLAGAAPGALNTELADTSTGDTLDAPALPALTLGLPAELARRRPDIAAAEAQLHAATARIGVAVADLYPRVTLGAGFGYESVGSERFGDWGSRQWQVGPSISLPIFDNGRRRATIELRELQQQEAAVAFQQTVLKAWHEIDSALSAYAAEGQRQAELAERERRSRDALVLAAARYKGGLTDFGAELDARRSLLQARRDQAQSTSRLSVGLVAVYKALGGNTVASEAQTQHN, from the coding sequence ATGCCCCTTCCATTTCCTCTTTCTTCCGCCGCGGCCACGCTCTCTCTCGCTTTCATTCTTGCCGGCTGCGCCGTAGGGCCCGACCACAAGCCAGCCGAAGCCCGCGCGCCCACCGACTGGTCTGCATGGCATGGCGGTTCACCCGCGCTGCTCGGCGCGGAGCGGCAAGGTTCTGTTGGCGGCGTCGCATCTGGCGACTGGAGGGCCTTCAACGATCCGGTACTCGACCGCCTCGAAGCCATGGTGCTCGCGAGCAACCCCGACCTGCAGACCGCCGCCCTGCGCTTCGCGCAAAGCCGCGTGCAGCGCACCACCACCGCAGCCCAGCAGGGGCCACAGCTGAATGCGAGCGCCGGCGTCACCCGGCAGCGCCAGAGCGAGAGCGGCGCCGCCACGCGGATGATCGATGCGCTGGGTTCGTCGGTCTCCAACCGCGACCAGCTCATCCGCACGCTCAGCGAGCCCTACAACCTCTATCAGGCCGGCTTCGACGCCTCGTGGGAAATCGACCTGTGGGGCCGCGTGCGTCGCGCCATCGAGGCGGCCGATGCCGACACGAGCGCATCGGCTGCGCTGCTGCAGCAGGCCCGGCTCAGCGTGCAGGCCGAACTGGCGCGCAATTATTTCGAGCTGCGCGGCACGCAGCGCGAACTGCGCATCGCGCGCGCCGACATCGCGGCGGCAGCCGAATCTCTCGAACTGGTGCAGGCGCGCGCCGACGGCGGCCTCGTCACCGACCTGGACCCGGTGCGCCAGCGTGCGCTGGTGGCCGAACTGCGCGCACGCATTCCCGCGCTGCTGCAGCAGGAAGCCGATGCAATGAACCGCATCACGCTGCTGGCTGGAGCCGCGCCGGGCGCGCTGAACACCGAGCTGGCAGACACCTCCACTGGCGACACGCTCGACGCCCCCGCGCTGCCCGCACTCACGCTGGGCCTGCCCGCCGAGCTCGCACGCCGCCGCCCCGACATCGCGGCCGCCGAGGCACAACTGCACGCCGCCACAGCCCGCATCGGCGTGGCCGTGGCCGACCTCTATCCACGCGTGACGCTGGGCGCCGGCTTCGGCTACGAATCGGTGGGCAGCGAGCGCTTCGGCGACTGGGGCAGCCGGCAGTGGCAGGTGGGCCCGTCGATCAGCCTGCCGATCTTCGACAACGGCCGCCGCCGCGCCACCATCGAACTGCGCGAGCTGCAGCAGCAGGAAGCGGCCGTGGCGTTTCAGCAGACCGTGCTCAAGGCCTGGCACGAGATCGATTCGGCGCTCAGCGCCTACGCCGCCGAGGGCCAGCGCCAGGCCGAGCTGGCCGAGCGCGAACGCCGCAGCCGCGATGCGCTGGTGCTGGCGGCGGCTCGCTACAAAGGCGGGCTCACCGACTTCGGCGCTGAACTCGATGCGCGCCGCAGCTTGCTGCAGGCGCGACGCGACCAGGCACAGAGCACCAGCCGCCTCTCGGTGGGCCTGGTGGCGGTCTACAAGGCACTGGGTGGTAACACTGTGGCGTCAGAAGCACAAACGCAACACAATTGA
- a CDS encoding ABC transporter permease, whose amino-acid sequence MNALIDFFLRVANLCRKELLTILKDPATRAILIAPAIMQSLVFGYGATYDLTNVPYALLDQSRNGASTELIAHLDSTGVFHRVATLHSQADIREVIDTEKALLVIQIPANFEQQLSAGQTAAIQLILDARNSNTAGSAAGYVSAVVERYNAELRTRVGAPPSPLVVESRAWFNPNLETRWNLLPGMIAALSMLQTLLLTALSVAREREQGTFDQLLVTPMSPLEIMIGKALPPVLVGLVQSSLILLVALFWFGIPMAGSLVTLYTGLLFFTVASVGIGLSISAVSANMQQAMLYAFVLLMPLMLLSGLTTPVRNMPHALQVATLANPLRFAIDLVQRVYLEGVGLGTVWHNLIPLAVIAAVTLPLAAWLFRNRLV is encoded by the coding sequence ATGAACGCCCTCATCGACTTCTTCCTGCGCGTTGCCAACCTCTGCCGCAAGGAGCTGCTGACGATCCTCAAGGACCCGGCCACGCGCGCCATCCTGATCGCACCGGCGATCATGCAGAGCCTGGTCTTCGGCTACGGCGCGACCTACGACCTCACCAACGTGCCCTATGCGCTGCTCGACCAGAGCCGCAACGGTGCCTCGACGGAGCTGATCGCACACCTCGACAGCACCGGCGTGTTCCACCGCGTGGCCACGCTGCACTCGCAGGCCGACATCCGCGAGGTGATCGACACCGAGAAGGCGCTGCTCGTCATCCAGATACCCGCGAACTTCGAGCAGCAGCTCAGCGCGGGGCAGACGGCGGCCATCCAGCTGATCCTCGATGCGCGCAACTCCAACACCGCGGGCTCGGCGGCCGGCTACGTGAGTGCGGTGGTCGAGCGCTACAACGCCGAGCTGCGCACGCGCGTGGGCGCACCGCCGTCGCCGCTGGTCGTGGAATCGCGCGCGTGGTTCAACCCGAACCTGGAGACGCGCTGGAACCTGCTGCCCGGCATGATCGCCGCGCTCAGCATGCTGCAGACGCTGCTGCTCACCGCGCTGTCGGTGGCGCGCGAGCGCGAGCAAGGCACCTTCGACCAGCTGCTGGTAACGCCAATGTCGCCGCTCGAAATCATGATCGGCAAGGCGCTGCCGCCTGTGCTGGTGGGGCTCGTGCAGTCGTCGCTGATCCTGCTGGTGGCGCTCTTCTGGTTCGGCATTCCGATGGCGGGCTCGCTCGTCACGCTGTACACGGGGCTGCTGTTCTTCACGGTGGCGAGCGTGGGTATCGGGCTGTCGATTTCAGCCGTGTCGGCCAACATGCAGCAGGCCATGCTCTATGCCTTCGTGCTGCTGATGCCGCTGATGCTGCTGTCGGGCCTGACCACGCCGGTGCGCAACATGCCGCACGCGCTGCAGGTAGCAACGCTGGCCAACCCGCTGCGCTTTGCCATCGACCTGGTGCAGCGCGTGTACCTCGAAGGCGTGGGGCTGGGCACGGTCTGGCACAACCTGATTCCGCTTGCCGTCATCGCCGCCGTCACGCTGCCGCTGGCGGCCTGGCTGTTCCGCAATCGTCTTGTCTGA
- a CDS encoding ABC transporter permease encodes MSGFWSRLISLTRKEFRQLLRDRSNLAIGILLPMVLILIFGYGMSLDVKNAPVAVVMEDASPTAHEAIAGLQLSPTIAPVLLGSMHDAEELMRERKVDGIVRVPSDFSRSLAAGNARVQLIVHGSDAGRASIIQAYVTGALAQSAIRQMDRSGNASGADAPPVGSVTVEQRMWFNAANTSTWYLVPGLIVLIMTLVGAFLTALVMAREWERGTLEALFVTPVRPVEILLAKIIPYFAVGMLGLALCLLSARYLFAVPMYGSLLVVVFSSMLYLIVAVSLGLVISSVTRNQFLASQVALIATFMPSMMLSGFLFDLRNVPTAVWVIGHLLPATYFMDLIKTLFLAGDVWPLIWRNCAILMAYAVGLLLVARAVTRKSLD; translated from the coding sequence ATGAGCGGCTTCTGGTCCCGCCTGATCTCCCTCACGCGCAAGGAATTCCGCCAGTTGCTGCGCGACCGCAGCAACCTGGCCATCGGCATCCTGCTGCCGATGGTGCTGATCCTGATCTTCGGCTACGGCATGTCGCTCGACGTGAAGAACGCGCCAGTGGCGGTGGTGATGGAAGACGCCTCGCCCACCGCGCACGAAGCCATCGCCGGCCTGCAGCTCTCGCCCACCATCGCGCCGGTGCTGCTGGGCTCGATGCACGACGCCGAAGAGCTGATGCGCGAACGAAAGGTCGACGGCATCGTGCGCGTGCCTTCCGATTTCTCTCGCTCGCTCGCCGCCGGCAATGCGCGCGTGCAGCTCATCGTGCACGGCTCCGACGCGGGGCGCGCGAGCATCATCCAGGCCTACGTGACAGGCGCCCTCGCGCAATCGGCAATTCGGCAGATGGACAGGAGCGGCAACGCCTCCGGCGCCGATGCCCCGCCCGTCGGCAGCGTCACCGTCGAGCAGCGCATGTGGTTCAACGCCGCGAACACCAGCACCTGGTATCTGGTGCCGGGACTCATCGTGCTCATCATGACGCTGGTCGGCGCCTTTCTCACTGCGCTGGTGATGGCGCGCGAGTGGGAGCGCGGCACGCTGGAGGCACTGTTCGTCACGCCCGTGCGGCCCGTCGAGATTCTGCTGGCCAAGATCATTCCGTACTTCGCGGTCGGCATGCTGGGCCTTGCGCTGTGCCTGCTCTCCGCGCGCTACCTCTTCGCGGTGCCCATGTACGGCTCGCTGCTGGTGGTGGTGTTCAGCTCGATGCTGTACCTGATCGTGGCGGTGAGCCTGGGCCTGGTGATCTCGTCGGTCACGCGCAACCAGTTTCTCGCGAGCCAGGTGGCGCTGATCGCGACCTTCATGCCCTCGATGATGCTGTCGGGCTTCCTCTTCGACCTGCGCAACGTGCCCACTGCCGTGTGGGTGATCGGCCACCTGCTGCCGGCCACCTACTTCATGGACCTGATCAAGACGCTGTTCCTCGCGGGCGACGTCTGGCCGCTGATCTGGCGCAACTGCGCGATCCTGATGGCGTATGCGGTGGGCCTGCTGCTGGTGGCGCGCGCTGTAACGCGCAAGAGCCTCGACTGA